The Helianthus annuus cultivar XRQ/B chromosome 15, HanXRQr2.0-SUNRISE, whole genome shotgun sequence genomic sequence AAACATATCATTGTATACATACAATTACTTCATGTGAAATATATTAACATTTTGAAAGCATCATTGTACATTAATGTAATCAACAGCGCACACAAATACACAATAACTAGTTTAAAATCACTGTTGTAAATGGTCCAACTTAGACGCACCTTCGTTGTTGTAATCGGACAACGTAGACCACCCTACCCGTTTCACAAAATTTTCCAAGCTTGTTGGATACGTTTTCCAAAAGTAATAGTagtggtggtagtggtagtggtagtggtcgTGGTAGTCGTAGtggcagtggcggatctagaaaatccgtcaagccgtaacgttttattAAAAAATGGTAACGAAATCAAAAAAACGTtatatttttccaaaatttacactaattttacatTACCGCCGGAGCGTCAAGCCGTAGCAGGGGTTGCCCCTTGTTATATGTTGGATCCGCCCCTTGTTATATGTTGGATCCGCCCCTACGTAGTGGTAGTGGTAGGGGTAGGGGTAGGGGCAGCGGCAGCGACGgcagtagtagtaataataataataaaaaaaatcactaTTGTAATCGGACAACGTAAACGTGTTGTTGTACATAGTACAGTCAAATAGAATCTGGCACCTCAATTAAACCAATTCAGCCCACTTCAACCTAAATAGGAGTTCTATACGAAACCACGTAGAGAAAGGCACACACACAtccattaaaaaaaatataaggcTATAAGGAGTGGTGCCCGACATATGGGCGGCATCAAAGTTGGAGCTCCAAGTGGGACGGCAACACCACTCCGGGGTGGCCACCGACGGCCGTGGCGGACCCAATATTTTTTTCATTGGGGTCCATTTTTTTGTGTAAAGATTTTTCACAACCAAACATTAAAATTTTTAGGTCGGCCATCATGGTCAGGTCAGGGCTAGGATTTCACTACCAAAcattaaaattttcgggtcggtcatCGTAGTCGGGTCCATGGCTAGGAAATAATGTAGAAACATTTAGTCGACATGAAACCACTACATTATATGCTGGAAGTTTTATTTGGTAATCAAGTGTTAAATAAAATCGACATTCAATTTATCATTTTAAAGAAGCAAATTAGAGGGGCAATAGGTGATTGTGTTGTTTTAAAACACTAGTTTAATTTTgatggaaaaaaaaaataaactataaAAACAAGGCATGTAGACTTGAACTTGAGATCTATTTGTTGGAACACAAGGGATTTACCACcacaccatctttgcttttaagggtccaattaatttattttatggAGTCCTTGAAAAATTTAACATACCAGTTCTCTTATTTTCtaaaaaaagattggggtccgtgGACCCCGACCCGGACCATGTGGGTCTGCCCCTTCCGACGGCATGTTCTCGCTGTTCATGACGCAACAAAGGTGgaacccctctctctctcttcaaccGTGTCATCCTCCATTCCGCGCTCCATCCTCACCGATTCATCCTCCAACTTGGATGACGTGGCTGCCTACGTAAAGCTCCATCCTCAAGGATGAAGTAGCATCACTCCTTGTAGCCTAAGAAAGATAATATAACACTAACATCACAAACCAGACAAGAAGACTATTCTAAAGTCTCCTAAGTCCACTCCTCTTAAATTCATTGGAAACTTCATTAGAAAACACCTACTTTGTTTACATGTGCACTTAACTTTCAGTCAACATCATGAACACCAGTTGACCTCAAGCTACCACTAAAGGCTCATCCATACATCCAACCCATTTGACCATCTTGTACAGTACAAGTCAGAGCTGCAGGACCAAAACCATTTCAAACAAGAATTCAATTGCCGCAAATGTATACTGTATAGCAAGAAAACAGGAAAGAATATACAACTAACTCACCTCCTAATTAACAAAAGCACAACCTAATTAACTGCTTAAAAGTTAAAACTATATGTATCATCAAAATGTTACACCGAAAACGGATTCAACCCACTTCGCGTATGCAATGACCGGGCAAAAGATAACTGTATTGATCAGCATGATTTAGTAAATATGCAGGAAGGTGGACTGCTGAATATGAATGAGGAATCGGGCCCATTCTCGCGATGATATCCTTAAACGTGTACTCCTCGGGAAGCATATCGTACAAGTCATCGCCATTGCAGATCACTTTCTGGATCCTTTTCGGGTCAAGAAAGTGAGCGAACCTCAATCGGTCCGTGTGGCTGTAAGCTTTCATCTTGAACACAAAATCACTAATCTTGCGGAAACAAAAGCTGCAATGCCACCCCGAATCCGCTAATAAATAATCCGTTTGGCGGTAATGCGCGTATCTTGTTGTACCCTTTTGATACTGATGAACAGAAGCCCTCCAACTGGTGTGAGCAACGTTGAACTCGAAAGAGTACAAATAGTTTTTCAAGTTTAGATGAACGATCGCAGGCGGGCCATCGCACCATCGCAAAAGATCGACGGTATGCGCACTCGGAATCTCGTCAACATCCGACATTATCAACAAATCCCCCTCTTCAATGCCTGCGATTTTAAGAAGGTGGTCAAGCGCCACTCGCTGATACGCCTCTTCAACGAAAGGGTTTTCGCCTTTCTTGAAACGCCCACCAATCGTGCCGTACGTCAAACGGGGTTCGACAAAATCGAATCTTTCGCGATTGATCGCAAAGTAATGAGGTTTGGGTATGCTTGTGAATGTCGAGTTGGATTCAAGAAGCACAAACTGTGTAATATACGGGTCTAGTTCTTTCCACCTAATCGTAAGCATGTCAACTTCGTTGTTAAACAAAACCGCATCATATACTTTACGCGGGTAATCCCTTACTTCCCAACCGTGGAGTTTGCAAAGCGACGCCATCGAAACATTTTCGTGATAGTAATGAGGAATGGGAATGAAAGGTTTTGGTGGTGATTGCCATAAGGGTCTTAGAAAGTAGGTAATCTTTTGTCCATGGAAGTATACACCCACGAAACCGATCGGAATGACTAGAAACAACACGATAAACGTTCGTATGTCAAGGGTTTGCATCAAGCAACGGATTCGCGCCATTTTGCTTGgctcctacaaagtgtaaaaccAGTAAACATCAACATGAAAGTTTGATTTGATTATGGAAAGCCTAAATATATCAAACCGGTCAAACCGTTAAAATAAAACTGTGAACCGGACCCTAAATATATCAAACCGGCTGACTTCTTCAGTTTAAACACTTCGGTCAGTTTCAACGATTTATGAACACACTAGTACACATCCTTAACAGTTAACACCCTATATAGAGATTCAGATAAAAAATGCATTACATGGCTAAAATCAACACAAAAATCAACCATATCCAATCACTTCTAGCTCCAATTAAATGTGAACAACAACACAAACCAATCGGAAACATAACCACATTCAAATCAATTCATTAAAACCCCCAAAACAAACCAAACAATTCCAACAAACTCGATGAATACTCGTATACCTGACCACAAACGTCGTCCCAATAGCCATCCTTCTTTTTGGAAGACGAATAACCATCAGGCATGATGAATGATGAGGGCTCAAAACAACGATTACAAAATTGCTGATTTGAGCCCTCCACAATCCTGAGGGATACTGTTGTTGGAGAATCAGCAAAAACCCCTGATCAAATTGGTGGGTTCGTGGGTGAATGAATATGCATAAAATTGAACTGAAAACGAAGATGAAAAGGGTTGTGGTTAAATAAAAAGTGGCCCAAAAATCCGACCAAAATTTCGGGAGCTCGTTATACGATAATGCTCAAAATTGTAGCCATTTGCTCGCTTCTATGGTTCTCTTCTCTCTCCAACGAAAAATGTAGATATATATAGATACAGACTTTGTATGTGTTCGTACGCAGCTTACGTCTCTCTCTTTTGTTTTCGATCTCGAGAGAGAGAGAATTTAAAAGGGTAGTTATCAAATGAAGATACTTAGGCTACAGGGTGTCGTTGGAGCTCCATGGGGCTTTATCAAGTTCACGTAGGATCCACATCAATAATGGAGCCCCTCTTTAATATATagggtgtggatggagccccttattaaacaaaattaaaaaaaaaattgattggtttAAAACTAGTGGGCCCCACCTGAATATGTGCATATGGACGTTGCCGCTCGCCATAGCGGTGGCGGAGCTTCAATGGCGCCCCGGCTATGGCGCCGAGGGTGTGGTAGATGGTGGAGGGGGGAGCTATAGGTGTCCAGGTGGCGAAGGGTGGCGCCCgacacaccctccagccttattGACTTAATCAAAAAGCAAAAATGAAGTTTTAGTGTTTGGCGAACCTAAAAGTtcttttcaaaatgactttttgaaaaggagaAAAAGGCATCAAAAAGGAGTTTTTGAGAAGTTAGAGCATTCATATCAATTCCATCaaattttcaccctaaattacactaaaaacacTACATCTTCtgtctcattttcaattaaataatattattttatacctttattattactttttctctctcctacACTCACAATCACTTTCAGGTTAGTCGGTATGGTTGTGGGGACCGAGCTCGGGGAATGGTTTCACCGATCGGTGAACCACCCCTAGTGTTTGAATGGGGAGTAGGAGAGAGAGTGTTTTTTCGGTGTATACTCACCGAAGGTGAAGAAGAACAAAGGGAGGAAAGAGAGAGAAGAGAGGAGAGAAGAACcaatcaaatttttttattttttaatcgaGTAGGTGTTTAAACCATACCTAGTGTTTGAGTAGAAAATGGTGAGTGAAGGGGGAGTTGACATGACTTTATATCATTGCGTAGAAaaaactcaaacaccctaactcACCCCATCCATACCGTCCACcctcaaaatatattaaaaaattatagggggtgaacagtgtcccctcaaatatacagatgaacaataatattttctctctcctccactcacaaccactttttatactctttatattataaaaactccaCTCACAGATTTTAGTGGGTTTTTGAGACTTTTGGATtagcttttaacttttcaaagTCCAAATTACCCGATTACCCCTCATTTATAACACTCCTTATGAAAGAATGTCCCTTTTAGTCaatttacatcaataagctaagccaaacacttttttaaaaacaatttattgacttattggtttttccTATCCCATAAGCTAATTAtaacacttttttaaaaactcattttcaaaaaGTTATAAGTTAATAAGTCCTTTTCACAAAAAGTCCTTTTTAccttaaataagcttagccaaacatgcccttaatcAAATCTTAAGGTTGATAAAAAACAATAATGGATTAtgatattattgttattattattattatcttaaAGACCAACGAATAAGATCACGGTTATAAAAGGCGGTCCCATACGTCTGCAATCACAAATAGTGTTGAGTGACGTAAGCCCATCATTTCCGGTTTCGGGGAAAATATGTCGTCCGAAAGTCTACTTCGATAAAACCCGATTGAGATCAGATTCGAACTTGAGACCAGTGGTTTTTAGCCTAAATCTCCACTTCTCCTCTAATATCAGTTAAACTAAAGTTCATTACTGATATTATCACATTTGAGGCAGTTCTATTACGTGTGATAGTTGGTACTGGATATTTTCTCAATAATGTTGATATCATGGCCGTTGTTTTGACTAGTTGATTTGTGATGGCGGTTTGAAAACGATAAGAACATCATATTATTCATCATGGTTAAACTATACGGAGTGGGAGAGCTTGAAAAGTGAGCGTGAAATGTTATGTGATAGCCATGTCACTAATTGTCAAAATGGGGAGGTGAGTTGAGTGTTACGAAGAATAAAAAGAAGTATTTACTTATTGAAAATTGTAACAAAAATGAGTATAGAAAAAAATAAAGAGAGGTAAAGTGGAAAGGGCTCAAATGACCTTAGACGTGTAAGTCACGTGAAATTAATTGCAATGCATTAATGGTTAGTCCATGAGTCTTCTCGTAATAAGACCGGACCTTTGGTGAATAAATTTTCAAAGAATAAATTTCTTCTTGAATTTTCATTTACATAAattcacaaaaaaataaaaatagtacAATAATATATTTTAAAGAATATTCATGCCCTCATCCGACTTATGAAATCAGTCAGATCAGTGGACCGGATGATGACGAGGTCAGTTACCGGTATCATCAGGAGTACAATGCTTAATGACCCAAGTGTATAATAGTTGCCCTTGtattttgtttattaagtttggaatcgttttaattttttaataaacGCATAAGGAGGTATTGGGTTCAAGTCCCAAAACGACagaaataaaaagaaatttgccgttaaaaaaagtaGCACAAATATAAACAATAGAATTTGGACAATAATGGTGACAAACATGTGATTCTGCGGAGCGTTTGGCAAAATAAATCTTAAAACAAAGTATTGGAATAAACTTTGTAGGGATAACAATATTTGCTGAAAGAATATGCCTTTGGCATCGCTGGAATTGACTAGTTGACGTGTGTTTAATGCACCATACAGTAGTCAGATTGAAGTCTCCATCTTCTTCACCATATCTAATTTTTATAGATTTCTTTTCTATTTTCTTGGAAGGgcattttttttaaagtaaacttcattaaaacacactTCTGACTCAAACGGGTAAAAAGCCAAACAACAAATATCACCCCCGACTCAAATGGGGGCAGAGAATGACAACATATACAACGGATATTTACACTAACCCCCCAACTAATACATTTACAAGGAGTTCTATTTCTAACCCACCCGTAACCCTCGATTTAACTTCCCCTAGAATATCTTACGGCTTCATCTAATCTGTTTGAAAACCAATTTATTTCTTCCTTTACAGATACACTAACACAAAATCATCACCAAACCTTGAATGAGACTCTTAGCTTTCTTACCTAGACGCGTGAAGTCGTGTATCTCCATAATGTCTTTGAAGTCGAAAGCATATATCTGTGGTAATTTACACCAAGCGCTGAATGCCGACCAAAACCTCTCCACCACCGAACAAGCAGTAAATATGTGCTCCGCCGTTTTCTCAAACTCTACGCAAAAAGGGCACATAACCGAAGTAATATTCACATTCCTTCTTCTTAAATTAACTTTTGTAGCTAATCTATCCAGATTACCTGTCCACGCCATAATATTGTATTTGATCGGCACCTATTTACACCATTCAAATTTAGGGGGATGCCTAACTCCTCTATCCTCAATTAGAGCCATTTTGACGGCCTTCACCGAGAATCCTTCCTGATCGTCGCTGTTCGACATCCATAAATCCTCATTATTTGAAAATGACGTCCTGTTGAGAACCTCATGACGTTCCTGCCACTCCTTAAGCTCGGCATCCGATTCTGGTTGTCTAGACAAATTCCATAAAAAACCGCTATTTCCTTGGTTCACATCCCTTCTGTCTGAAACCCTGCATAATTTAGACAGTTCCAAACCGAACAAATGTGGCCATCTTTCCACAAAAGGCGTATCACCCATCCAAGTGTCCAACCAGAAACGAATCTCCTCCCCGTTCCCTACCTTACCCAAGATCAGACTGTTCAAAGCCTTCCCGTTAATTTTCAGGTTAGAAATCGAATTCACAATATTTTTCCAACATCCCGAAATTTTTCCATTAAGCGGTAGGAAGCTCCTTTGATTGTTATTACCATGGCAAGCTTCCACCACCTTTCTccataaattttgatttttgacTTTATACCTCCACCCCCATTTAAAAAGAAGGTCCAAATTGATCTCTTTAAGTCTGTTAATACCCAACCCCCCTTTTGATTTGGGCCACGTGATCCAATCCCAAGCCACCCAATTCATTTTATTATTTTCATTAGAACCCGCCCAAAAGAATTTTCTCGTTTTTGCTTCGAGAATCTTTAAAATTTCCACTGGAACCTTGTATAACGAGAAATACTAGATAGAGAGACTTTCCAGCACAAAATTAATCAGGGTGAGTCTCCCCCTTATCAAAATAGTTTTAGCTTTCCACACCGATAATCTTTTGTCGAAAATTCACATTATGTATTGGAAATTGGGTTTTGAAATAATATAAATTTTCAAGTATAAAGATAGATATAAGATGTGAAAGGTTAAACAAAATCTATAGATGAATTTAGACAAAAGTGATTTTTAGAGACGGAGATAGAGATTCTAATGTCAATGTGTCGCTAGCTCAGTTGGCAGAAGCCCCGTGTCTTTCAGATAGAAGATCGCAGGTTTAAACCTTAGTGAATGAGTATTTTAAGATTATTGGTGTAAAGTAAAGTAAAGTAAAGTAAAGTAAATTCACATTATGTATTGGAAATTAGGTTTTGAAATAATATACAAATTTTCAAGTTTAGAGACGGATGTATGCAAAAGTTAAAAGATTGTACTTTAACCATTTCGGTTTGTACCTCAATTgtggaagaaaaagaaagagagtATAAAGATAGATATAAGATGTGAAAGGTTAAACAAAAAGAAGTATTTACTTATTGAAAATTGTAACAAAAATGAGTACAGAAAAAAAATAAAGGGAGGTAAAGTGGAAAGGGCTCAAATGACCTTAGACGTGTAAGTCACGTGAAATTAATTGCAATGCATTAATGGTTAGTCCATGAGTCTTCTCGTAATAGGACCGGATCTTTGGTGAATAAATTTTCAAAGAATAAATTTCTTCTTGAATTTTCATTTACATAAattcacaaaaaaataaaaaaagtacaATAATATATTTTAAAGAATATTCATGCCCTCATCCGACTTATGAAATCAGTCAGATCAGTGGACCGGATGATGACGAGGTCAGTTACCGGTATCATCAGGAGTACAATGCTTAATGACCCAAGTGTATAATAGTTGCCCTTGtattttgtttattaagtttggaatcgttttaattttttaataaagGCATaaggaggtcttgggttcaagtctcaAAACGACagaaataaaaagaaatttgccgttaaaaaaagtaGCACAAATATAACAATAGCATTTGGACAATAATGGTGACAAACATGTGATTCTGCGGAGCGTTTGGCAAAATAAATCTTAAAACAAAGTATTGGAATAAACTTTGTAGGGATAACAATATTTGCTGAAAGAATATGCCTTTGGCATCGCTGGAATTGACTAGTTGACGTGTGTTTAATGCACGATACAGTAGTCAGATTGAAGTCTCCATCTTCTTCACCATATTTAATTTTTATAGATTTCTTTTCTATTTTCTTGGAAGGgcattttttttaaagtaaatttcattaaaacacactTCTGACTCAAACGGGTAAAAAGCCAAACAACAAATATCACCCCCGACTCAAATGGGGGCAGAGAATGACAACATATACAACGGATATTTACACTAACCCCCCAACTAATACATTTACAAGGAATTCTATTTCTAACCCACCCATAACCCCTCGATTTAACTTCCCCTAGAATATCTTGCGGCTTCATCTAATCTGTTTGAAAACCAATTTATTTCTTCCTTTACAGATACACCAACACAAAATCATCACCAAACCTTGAATGAGACTCTTAGCTTTCTTACCTAGACGCGTGAAGTCGTGTATCTCCATAATGTCTTTGAAGTCGAAAGCATATATCTGTGGTAATTTACACCAAGCGCTGAATGCCGACCAAAACCTCTCCACCACCGAACAAGCAGTAAATATGTGCTCCGCCGTTTTCTCAAACTCTACGCAAAAAGGGCACATAACCGAAGTAATATTCACATTCCTTCTTCTTAAATTAACTTTTGTAGCTAATCTATCCAGATTACCTCTCCATGCCATAATATTGTATTTGATCGGCACCCATTTACACCATTCAAATTTAAGGGGATGACTAACTCCTCTATCCTCAATTAGAGCCATTTTGACGGCCTTCACCGAGAATCCTTCCTGATCGTCGCTGTTCCACATCCATAAATCCTCATTATTTGAAAATGACGTCCTGTTGAGAACCTCATGATGTTCCTGCCACTCCTTAAGCTCAGCATCCGATTCTGGTTGTCTAGACATATTCCACAAAAAACCGCTATTTCCTTGGTTCACATCCCTTCTGTCTGAAACCCTGCATAATTTAGACAGTTCCAAACCGAACAAATGTGGCCATCTTTCCACAAAAGGCGTATCACCCATCCAAGTGTCCAACCAGAAACGAATCTCCTCCCCGTTCCCTACCTTACCCAAGATCAGACTGTTCAAAGCCTTCCCGTTAATTTTCAGGTTAGAAATCGAATTCACAATATTTTTCCAACATCCCGAAATTTTTCCATTAAGCGGTAGGAAGCTCCTTTGATTGTTATTACCATGGCAAGCTTCCACCACCTTTCTCCATAAATTTTGATTTTCGACTTTATACCTCCACCCCCATTTAAAAAGAAGGTCCAAATTGATCTCTTTAAGTCTGTTAATACCCAACCCCCCTTTTGATTTGGGCCACGTGATCCAATCCCAAGCCACCCAGTTCATTTTATTATTTTCATTAGAACCCGCCCAAAAGAATTTTCTCGTTTTTGCTTCGagaatctttaaaattcccactGGAACCTTGTATAACGAGAAATACTAGATAGAGAGACTTTCCAGCACAAAATTAATCAGGGTGAGTCTCCCCCTTATCAAAATAGTTTTAGCTTTCCACACCGATAATCTTTTGTCGAAAATTCACATTATGTATTGGAAATTGGGTTTTGAAATAATATACAAATTTTCAAGTTTAGAGACGGATGTATGCAAAAGTTAAAAGATTGTACTTTAACCATTTCGGTTTGTACCTCAATTgtggaagaaaaagaaagaaataacACAAGAAAAAGAGTATAAAGATAGATATAAGATGTGAAAGGTTAAACAAAATCTATAGATGAATTTAGACAAAAGTGATTTTTAGAGACGGATATAGAGATTCTAATGTCAATGTGTTGCTAGCTCAGTTGGCAGAAGCCCCGTGTCTTTCAGATAGAAGATCTCAGGTTTAAACCTTAGTGAATGAGTATTTTAAGATTATTGGTGTAAAGTAAAGTATGAGTAACATTTACCATAAAAACAAGATAGAGATTCTAATGGTAATGCTCTGAAGAGAAGACCAGAAAAGTAGATAATGGTATATGATGATACATGAATCCAACTCATAAACCAAACAACGACGACGACCAAAGAGTTAGTGGCACCCATGTGTGCTTTGGTtgcatgtgtgtgtatatatataatgttttcaatttttgttagagtatatatgaaattatatagttttggttgatatatatatatatatctatatatatatatatacatacgtagggtagggttcatgagtgaacaatgatgtatttgtgaacaaaatgaacttaTCATGACAattgattttgtagatctagattttttctttagtagcaagattgtaattatcttttgtaacttacatgtattttaatAGACAAAAGAGTATAATTCTATTTTTCTCtctttatttaattaattgatttttttCTCTCTCGTGATTTTTCTTTCcaattaaaagaatatttaattacattctctatactTTTTTGTCTCACATATTACCTAACTTAATAtttgataatttaaaaaaatataaaaactattaAATATTGTTCCGTCTAGACaggggcgaagtatagaaggggcggggaggggcggccgactccccgaacttttcgctcattaGTGTTAtacatgtagttttcgtatagaaattttttggtatatacgttttcgaccccccggttctataaaTTCCTCCTcgtcattcgggtcaagcttcgaCACTGCATTTAGAACacgattaaaaatatttaattacattctctatacatatatgtattagatcaatgtttgatgaaaagatgCACAGGGGAAACAATatgtaataatacacaagtgtatacgTCTGGTATATACCGACCTGTATACACTATGTACTTGAATAAAAGACAGGTGTATACGTCAGGTATATACCGACCTGTATATACATTTGTAAttgaataatacacaagtgtataaatctAGTTTATATCGACCTGTGAGAAcaagatgtaataatacacaagtgtataactCTTGTATATactaacatatatatacatatgttaaaaaacataatttaattaggtttaatatttaattttaaaaagaacaTAAGAGTTGATTTAAAAAAAGCATTAGCCCttcaatctcttataattaaaactagcggtaagacccgtgcacacgggtcgtttcttagaaaaccatgcataacacatattgacagaacatatagatatgtgtatagatattgtagcaaaatgtgttatctattatagctaaaaggcAACTATAAGTAAACATAAAAGATATTTAACAgacttaataaaagatgtctaaaggatgtctaacaaacttaattaAATTCATGAGTTACATATGATTATTTCAGTTCTCTTATTCAAAAAAGAGAGTACATatgaaagatgtctaacaaacttaataaaattcaaatacaacttaactttaccaaacattaactaagaacatacgatcacctgcctaaacaacacacatcaaacctcaTTCAAGAATTTGTTACGCAGCAAGATGTCCTTCGCTACATGTTGTGATCTGGTTAAATATATTACTGCAAACAATGTAACAGATGCTGATTCAACAATCTCCCTATACAACAGATGATATGAAAACCCTTCTATCAACATCTCCCTaatttgtcctttgaattgtagttcaaagtccagggagaacatgtcttcttcatcatccctctCAAGTTGAAGGTCCAACCAATCTTGGAGATCGTGTGCATTCAGATTATATGCACTATCCATTTTAATCTCTTCAACACTACCATATGATCTGATCAAAGTCAATACTTGGGTTTTTGAACATGACTTCCACTTTAATATTTTTGGATCAGTTGGTTTTCTTGGGCAAAGAattattgaagatgagtttggtgattgtggTCCGCTAACTAAATTTAAAATTGATTCAGACAAATCAGATGATGAGAGAAGATTTTTTGGAGTACCGATTTTTGGAGacagagcagcagttgtaggataGACTGACTTTTGAAGAACATTTGAATGTTCAGCTCTATCTTCTTCCAGCTTTTTGTAGGTCtcaacaattttcagtttagaccATCTGGCAATGGATCTAACTTGACCATAATCAGCAGccacaagctctgctctcattcttttaaacttcaatACCTCATCTGAATCCATTGTTTTGACTTTCTTCCAACTAGATTGAGTTGGCTTTACCAGAGGATCATTGTTCATTTTTGTGATTCTATCGATATGAATTTTTCTCTTACGTGTGGAGATGATTTCTGGTGAAGGAGAATGTTTTGGTAGTGAAGATGAATGTATGGGAAACCTTTGTGACGTTGGAGGTGCTTGGATTGTGGTTGGTGTAGTAAAAATGATCATGGCAGATGTTTGAGAAACttctgctgaaacaactggtgtctcagcaGCTGTTTGGTAAACATCTGCTGATACTTTTGTGTTCCCAACATCTATT encodes the following:
- the LOC110911252 gene encoding uncharacterized protein LOC110911252; this translates as MPDGYSSSKKKDGYWDDVCGQEPSKMARIRCLMQTLDIRTFIVLFLVIPIGFVGVYFHGQKITYFLRPLWQSPPKPFIPIPHYYHENVSMASLCKLHGWEVRDYPRKVYDAVLFNNEVDMLTIRWKELDPYITQFVLLESNSTFTSIPKPHYFAINRERFDFVEPRLTYGTIGGRFKKGENPFVEEAYQRVALDHLLKIAGIEEGDLLIMSDVDEIPSAHTVDLLRWCDGPPAIVHLNLKNYLYSFEFNVAHTSWRASVHQYQKGTTRYAHYRQTDYLLADSGWHCSFCFRKISDFVFKMKAYSHTDRLRFAHFLDPKRIQKVICNGDDLYDMLPEEYTFKDIIARMGPIPHSYSAVHLPAYLLNHADQYSYLLPGHCIREVG